The Venturia canescens isolate UGA chromosome 7, ASM1945775v1, whole genome shotgun sequence genome segment tttagaATGCAATGAGAATTTGTCGAGCTTTGTTTGAAGTAATGCTGCGTAAAAACAACGCTATAATGGCTGGACGCTTGCTCAACATGGCGAAAATGCTCGAATCTCAACAATGGGATAATATGAGTCCGATGAGACAATTTCGCTGTTTGGGACAAGATATTATTGACAAAATCGAGGAACGTAATCTGACTGTTGATCGGTTGCGCGAAATGGACGTCTCGGAAATTGGTAGACTGATGATCAATCTGGTCTTTTGCATTCTCGTTAACATCAATATTTTCCTTTGTCACGTGTTCTTTTATCTCTTCTCCCAGGTATGTTTTTACGCAACCACAAAACGGCTGCGCTCATAAAGAAATGCTGCGAAGAATTTCCGGGTTTGGAAATGGAATCGAGTCTTCAGCCGATCACACGAACCGTCTTACGTATTCGTCTAAAAGTTTACGCTAATTTCACGTGGAATGATCGTGTACACGGGAAAAGTTCTGAAGCGTTTTGGATTTGGATCGAGGATGCGGAGAACAATTTTATCTATCATCACGAATATTTCGTCCTCACAAGAAAAATGGTAttttttacaaagaaaaaattcgtattaCGGTGAAAAAAGTGTAACTTTCGAGAGTTCGGCATCGACATTTGGTTCTAATGGAACGACCattatttctttaataaaaatatttgatgcAGGTTTTGATGAACGGCGAGCAAGAGTTGGTGATGACAATACCATTGACGGAGCCATTGCCGGCTCAGTATTTCGTGAGAGCAACCAGTGATCGATGGTTAGGCTGCGAGACGACGTTACCGCTGACTTTTCACAATCTCATACTGCCGGAGCTACATCCGCCCCACACAGATCTTTTGGAACTTCAGCCGTTACCGGTGAATGCTCTGAAAGATTCGAGATTCGAGAAACTGTACAAATTTTCGCACTTCAATCCGATACAAACACAGATTTTTCATTGCCTCTATCACACTGATTGCAACGTCTTGCTCGGAGCACCGACAGGCTCGGGAAAAACAATAGCCGCCGAGATTGCGATGTTCCGAGTATTCAAACAGTATCCCGATCAAAAAGTCGTTTATATAGCACCATTGAAGGCTTTGGTGCGTGAGCGTATGAGCGATTGGAAAATAAGAATCGAAGAACGTCTTGGAAAGACAGTGGTCGAGTTGACCGGTGACGTCACTCCGGACATGCGAGCGGTCGAGAAATCGAGCGTGATTGTCACAACTCCTGAGAAGTGGGACGGCATCAGCAGAAGTTGGCAAACTCGTAATTACGTTAAAAAAGTAGCTCTCATTATAATTGACGAGATTCATCTGCTCGGTGAAGATCGAGGACCCGTTCTCGAAGTAATCGTTTCACGTACAAATTTCATCGCCTCTCATACGAAAAAGTCTCTGAGGATCGTTGGTCTCTCGACCGCTTTGGCCAACGCCGCCGATCTCGCTGATTGGCTcggtattaaaaaaatgggacTTTACAATTTCCGACCTTCCGTACGTCCCGTACCACTGGAAGTTCACGTCAGTGGTTTCCCTGGAAAACATTATTGTCCACGTATGGCTACCATGAATCGACCCACTTTTCAAGCTATCCGACAACACGCGCCTGACAGCCCTTCCCTCGTCTTCGTTTCCTCTCGACGACAAACTCGTCTTACCGCCATTGATCTCATTGCTTATCTCGGCGCTGAAGATCAACCTAAACAGTGGCTACACATGCCCGAAGAGGAGATGTACGATTTGGTCGAAAATATCAAAGACACCAATCTCAAACTTACACTCGCTTTTGGTATTGGTATTCATCATGCTGGTTTACAAGAAAGAGATCGTCGCACTGTCGAAGAATTATTCGTCAACAATAAAATACAGGTtcgtagaattttttcaaacaatctCGAAATACAACAAATTAcatgttttcttcgtttttagttggaaaatttcgtcaaagtttttctctactattgttcaattttgttttccattAAATTCGTTTCATCAGGTTCTCATAGCAACGTCCACGCTCGCATGGGGCGTCAATTTTCCTGCTCATTTGGTAGTGATAAAAGGAACAGAATATTACGACGGAAAAACAAAACGTTACGTCGACATGCCGATCACCGATGTGCTTCAAATGATGGGCCGTGCCGGCCGTCCGCAATATGACAACTCCGGTGTTGCAGTCGTCCTTGTTCAcgatataaagaaaaatttctacaagaAATTCCTCTACGATCCGTTTCCCGTTGAATCTAGTTTGCTTCAAGTATTGCCAGATCACGTCAACGCAGAGATCGTTGCTGGTACAATTAAGACGAAACAAGAATTCCTTGACTACATGACGTGGACGTATTTCTTCAGgcgattgatgaaaaatccgCGCTATTATGATCTCGAAATTTTGGAGCCTTGCCGCATTAACGAGTATCTTTCGGAATTGGTGGAAAAAACTCTCAAGGTTCTTGCAGACTCACATTGTGTGGAAATTGATGAGGTAaaataaacttattgaaaaatctgcgaatGTCCGACAAACAAAATTACAATAACAAGGTTTCTCGTGCCGAACTCTtcgtttttatattaatttttatatcgttGTCTAAAACAGTTGATaacattattttgaaatttattttccagcAAGAACAAACGATTTATCCGCTTTCCATGGGAAGAATAGCTTCGTTCTACTATTTGTCACACTTGACGATTGCCAAGTTTGACGCTGCGTTACATGACAATCTTACGATTGAACAATGTTTGAGGATCATGTGCGACGCTCACGAGTACGATGAGATACCAGTTCGTCACAACGAGGACCTCCTTAACGAGGAGTTGGCgaagcgatgtcgtttccaggTCGATCGATTGTCGTACGATTCGTCAAACACTAAAGCATTCCTGCTGCTCCAAGCTCATTTCTCACGTCTCACACTTCCGTGCGCTGATTACATTACCGATTTGAAATCTGTCCTCGATCAATCGATAAGAATATTGCAAGCGATGATCGACGTTGTTGCGGAACGTGGCTGGCTCCCGAGTACTCTCAGAATAATGCAACTGTTGCAAATGATCATTCAAGCACGCTGGATCGATGAATCGCCAATTGCCACATTGCCTCACATAAAAAAAGAACACCTTCATTTGTTCTCATCTTTGCCGAAATGTTTTGCAGCATTGTGCGCCAGTATGAacaataattacaaaaaactCGCAGATGCATTATCCGAAGAATTCACTTCGAGTGAAATTAAGGAGGTAAATTATATTCTCAAGTTTCGTCTGTtctcgaattttatttcaagcGTTGTTTCATCTATCCAGaatagacgatttttttttaaagacaTTGGTATATagcataaaatattttttatctgtGTCTCAGTTTCAACATAGTAGAATCACTTCCCCGAGTATTTTCATTGTTGGAAAACCGTAAATAATTTCTAAGTTTTCATGTGCATAAAAACTAGCAATAAAcgaatatttcattaaaaatttgattggtTAAAGAATCAAGTTGACAATGAATTTATGAGAAAtcattttatcatttggaCTGCTTTCATTCTCTTTCTGATTCGCTTTCACTCTGAATAACTGTTCACAGATTCATCAAGTTATGAAATCCATGCCGGCAATTAACGTCGAATTGTCCCTTTTATCGACTTTGGACGATTCgaccgaaaaaaaagtgatcaaTATAACGTCCCAACGAGAAGTTTTTCTAGATATTCGAGCTAATCAAGATTACACTCTTGTAATAAATCTTCGACGTAAGAATCGTTCGAGTAATCTACGAGGGCATTGTCCAATGTTTCAACGTGGCAAGGATGAGGGATGGTTTTTGATTCTGGGCGACACCGCTCAGGGAGAGTTGTGGGCATTGAAGAGAACGGCGGGTGTCAATAATCAGACAAGAACAAGTCAATTGGAATTTACTTCACCTTCATACCCAGGTAAGTTGGCCGGTTTGAACGGAAAttgaacaaggaaaaaaaaggagacacaaaaatattgatcaacgatatatttttcttgtttttttttctttttcaggcCGAACGAAAGTGACGTTTTTCCTCATGTCGGATTGTTACATCGGCTTCGACCAACAGTACGACATTTATCTCAATGTGATAACTTAACTCGGATCGTACGCGACAGCCAAACGTTTTTACAAGCTATATTTTATAAACTATTAAACCACGATCCAAAACATTCTCTGCTGTAAATACTGTTAacagtaaaaagaaaatacattaATATATTTGATTTATTGATGAGAAACAAAATGATTGAGAATCGCAGAAGAATGTTTCGCTCTGCCATCGGGCTTGGAATACCGAGCACTCGGAATTACTACCTTCGATGTTACATTAAACTGAGAgctttttaaagtttattatatttatgttTCATGGGGATGTCCAATTATTGTAAATACTCGGACGGTAAataatttaacgaaaaaaagccTCACGATTCACGCTTTTTTGGCCATGGTTAAATCGTAAAGCGAGTTAATATTAAGAGCGTTGAGGAAGTGAGTTAAATGCGGTTGGTAACCGCTGCTCGCTAATTTATTGGCAACGTGAGCCAAATACGTTCTACACTCGCAAAAAGTTGTGTACAAATTTTCCAACCTATCGAAATTTGCTGTTGAATAAACGTGAGAACCCGAAGTCCAGTCTTGGGAGCGTACGCGGTTGTGGAATTTCAATATTACTCTAAAGATGTTGCAGAGAAAAGTGCGCATTTTTTCGTCCCGCGATGTGAGCATACATCGGGATAGTAtgtttttaatatattttatgtGAGTCAGATAAATTTCATCGATGGTCGTTGCGTTTGCAAGTTGTTTTTCGAATTCCGTCCAGCTAACGTGCAATACGCTGTACGTTAAGTAAGTATGTAGCGCCGTTATAAATTGCATCATCGAGTGACGATACAATTGAAGTTTGTGATACTGCGAGGAAATCGTTGTCTTTCTCTCGACTTTGAGAATATGAAAATCTTCTTGCAACACGTATAAAACGCGACCTACCATCAACAAGAATTTAAACACTCTACTGTATTGTTTCAATACTTTCTCGTCTATTATGATATTTAAAGGCCATGATATTTTGTAATTGAGGCATATACAATTGAGAAACTCAGGATTTGACACCTGCAGTTGCGAGGGAATATCGATGGCGGACAAGCTGAGCCTCTCCGAATTTTCGTAAGTTGTACTCAACGAACTGTTGAGAGCTTGTTCTAAAAAATTCGTTAACGTCGacgttttgaaaagctccaggGGAACAGCTATTTCGTAGAGTCTAGTGTACAACGAATTAGTCAGACTTTTTGCAAATTCGCCGTTAAGCAGAAAGAAAAAGCTTCGAAGACTCCGCAAATGTGAGAGTATGTTGCAATCGTATATGAGATATTTAACGATCGCGGCATTTGCCAAACGACTCTGTACGCGGAGGGGTGTTGCGACCGACTTTTCAAGATAAACTTGAAGCGAAGTATTGTCAATCATTTCGACATCTGCTACAGTCAACGAAGACTCGAACATTGGTGTCGCCGCTGCCTCAAGACcgaagaattttgaatatgAATTATTGTCCTGGAGAGCGAAATTGTTGTTGAGCATCGGCGTCTCAGGATTAGTCAAGTAAGCGGAATCGCTCGAAGGCGTTTCGACGTTCATCATCGAAGCGTTTTTCGCTTCTCCCATAAAACAATCCTCCCAATTATGTAACTGGCTCATACTGTCGCTTGTAGATGTTGCAAACGTGTCCGTTGTGCAGGACATCGGCGTAATTCCATTCGCACAGTCGGGTCCTTGGCTTGCAGGAGTCAATACCTCCGTATTATTGGTACCAGCATTTTGTTCCTCGTTTTCGTAATTACGATAATTTCTATTGTCGTGACCCATGACTTTGGcacgatttttctccaaatccGTTGTCGCATCGACAAAATTAACTCTCCCATTTTTTTGATCAAGCCAAGAATCTTGGTACGTGTGTGCCATATTtctttttcggtttttctGAGCGTCACTCAGTTCGAcgattttgacgttttttgatgaattcgaaaatttttctgtcTCACTCTTTCTCATGGCATTTtcgttgtcatttttttcttcatcgcctaaaaattcatcgattctCTCCTCTGCAGTATCTTCGCCTGCCCAGGAATCCGTTTGATGCCTGGTATTACGGTtacgatttttgtttttttccaattcgagACTTTTCCGCGTGTTCTCGTTCTCCACCGTCGACGCGTCGATGCTTATCGTATTTTTGTTCCCTTCAGCATCCAATACGATGATGTTGAATTCATTGTTGTTCGGTGTCATTCCGTATTCTTGCTGTAAAACTTTGAGCTTATTTCTCCGCAAGTCCGTCATATTATCACATATACCGAGTCGCAATTCTTTCGGGCGTTCCGACTGcgtatttttcaagttttcattgATACTTTTGCCCTCAAGATTTTTGTTTACTTTTGTTGGAGTTGTGTCGtgggatgttttttttatattcagttGGCACGGGCGTGCCGATTTTTTCGGCaccaattgaatttttttcactgtcgTTTCATTGCAAGATTCAATCTCTTCGATTACCGGATCAGGCGATGATGGTTCCTCCGAATCGGGGATGTCTTCGGAATTTTTATTGACATCCTCAGATTCTTTTGGAACAGTCGAATCACCGGAGAGATTTTTGTCAGGCCAATTATCGACTTGTTCTTCAACTTCCTCGGCAGGGTTCTCCTCAATATCTTCCGTTTCATTCTTcgtacgaataaaaaaatttgcacgtTTCTCAAACAACTTCATTCTTCTGGATCGCCAATCAGCTCGGATTTTTCGTCTCTCAACTTCGGCTGCTAACTCGTTGTAATAATCGAgagtatttttcttctcaatgATGAGAGAATTTTTCGCGATTTCATCAGCAGCATTCCATTCGTCTAAAAACTGTTTATCTTTCAGTAATTCTGCTTCCCTTTCGCGTTCTTTGCGAGTGGCAACTTGTTCCGCTTGATCTTTGAGCTGCGCTAATAACTCACGTTTGTTGCGTGCTTCTTCCAACTTTGTTTCTTGTCGTTCGCGTTTTATTCGCATCAATGTGTCTCGCTGAGCGTTTATAACGAGATCGGCTCGTTCTTTTTCCGCGTTTCTTTGTTCCTCAAAAGCAACGGAAAATGAAAAGTTACGTCCTAACAATTCATCGCCTCGGCTCATAAATTCGCGACAAAGTAATTCTTGTTCGCGAACCATTCCGACCGAGAGACATACTCGAACGGTAGgatgagaattttcaaacattgcGGTTATGGGATTTTTCGCATTACAAATCTTAAGTAATCTTACTGTTTTGCCACATTGGAGAATCGATTCCGTAAGATTGGCGAGAAAGCCTGGCACGGAATTTTTGTTGATGGCATAAGCCTTCGTCCAAAATCCGTGCCCTTTTTCACGTATGTACTGCGGGCGAATTCTTATCATAAATTCACCGTATTCGTCTTCGCAAATGCCCTCGAAAAgccatttttgcaaaaaacgaaaataaacctcGCAGCATGATTTCAAtatggaataaaaaacaagGGCGACATTTGGCCTGGTGATTCGTGTTACTTCTTCGTAAATATGCGACAAAATTCCAAGTCCTTCGCCCAAAGTTTGACGATCGTTACAACGGCATAATCTCGCGACCTCCGTTATAAGGTACCCAATCGGTCTCacgttttttaacaatttcaacAATCCTTGCGAATCTTTGTTGTCAACCGTTATTCGTAATATCACGGCTTGATAATACAGCAAAAGCTCTTTGACGCTGTTACACATTGCGCGAAATATTAAACCTTCCTGTTGCATTTTGCCTGTGTGAGGATCTGGTTGGACGAGCTTGCACAACGATTTGTAACATTCGCCCCAATGGATTATCTCTTGACAAGCGCTCTTCAACGCTTTGACGCTGAGGCCCTTCACGGTAACATTCTTCGCAATACGAAAACCCATCTGTAACCATTttaatcatttcatttttttcaaactgagCAGCAAACTGTTTTTCATTCACTCAATATTCAGGATGAATCTTAGTCCTCTTCGTACCTTATCGTTCCAGAGGAAAGTGCTTGACTCTACACCAAGAAGAAGCAGTTTAATATTTTCCATAAATTCATCGGTTTCAACTTCAGTTATAACATTCAAAGATCCAACTATATTCGGTGGTAACAAAAGCAGGTATCCAGCCTGctttattctttcaaaatgCAGCATAACTTCCTTCGTTTCCGTAATAAAAGGCGGTTCATTTGAAACTTCACAACGACCTAACATTTCCCACGTTCGATGTTCCTCAATTTCTGTTAAATCATCTATGTCCTTCCAAATCTCGATGTGCATTTCGGAAATTCGGTTCTTGCAATCGTAAGCAACAATAGACGACTGGACATCGGACGTTTCGGAGCCCGTCTCATCGTTGTTTCGATCAG includes the following:
- the Grip163 gene encoding gamma-tubulin complex component 6, with translation MMHKNNEENDSVYCLTTELCKRFIDQHKSVEHPYLPIKDDSNKIKKIRRRAFEILLKKSSNEFENYSPPDTDPVVELLKYTFVLKTALRRFSEADELENCLDELCTGKENLNDNIYNILRFLNGLKSFETKNENILEIFHYGRPNPLLPQHRASSKEVPQFQVYPLEAFSIPERFDAILGIETGFQLPENNGDNYECVSFGNRFKSTTTIGIDTLSSRDEHTIGSVISTPRYTVRLVSTREFSASPYFMPRIAADEDEENKEYGMDSMGIIPEPEPPWACVKSDRNNDETGSETSDVQSSIVAYDCKNRISEMHIEIWKDIDDLTEIEEHRTWEMLGRCEVSNEPPFITETKEVMLHFERIKQAGYLLLLPPNIVGSLNVITEVETDEFMENIKLLLLGVESSTFLWNDKMGFRIAKNVTVKGLSVKALKSACQEIIHWGECYKSLCKLVQPDPHTGKMQQEGLIFRAMCNSVKELLLYYQAVILRITVDNKDSQGLLKLLKNVRPIGYLITEVARLCRCNDRQTLGEGLGILSHIYEEVTRITRPNVALVFYSILKSCCEVYFRFLQKWLFEGICEDEYGEFMIRIRPQYIREKGHGFWTKAYAINKNSVPGFLANLTESILQCGKTVRLLKICNAKNPITAMFENSHPTVRVCLSVGMVREQELLCREFMSRGDELLGRNFSFSVAFEEQRNAEKERADLVINAQRDTLMRIKRERQETKLEEARNKRELLAQLKDQAEQVATRKEREREAELLKDKQFLDEWNAADEIAKNSLIIEKKNTLDYYNELAAEVERRKIRADWRSRRMKLFEKRANFFIRTKNETEDIEENPAEEVEEQVDNWPDKNLSGDSTVPKESEDVNKNSEDIPDSEEPSSPDPVIEEIESCNETTVKKIQLVPKKSARPCQLNIKKTSHDTTPTKVNKNLEGKSINENLKNTQSERPKELRLGICDNMTDLRRNKLKVLQQEYGMTPNNNEFNIIVLDAEGNKNTISIDASTVENENTRKSLELEKNKNRNRNTRHQTDSWAGEDTAEERIDEFLGDEEKNDNENAMRKSETEKFSNSSKNVKIVELSDAQKNRKRNMAHTYQDSWLDQKNGRVNFVDATTDLEKNRAKVMGHDNRNYRNYENEEQNAGTNNTEVLTPASQGPDCANGITPMSCTTDTFATSTSDSMSQLHNWEDCFMGEAKNASMMNVETPSSDSAYLTNPETPMLNNNFALQDNNSYSKFFGLEAAATPMFESSLTVADVEMIDNTSLQVYLEKSVATPLRVQSRLANAAIVKYLIYDCNILSHLRSLRSFFFLLNGEFAKSLTNSLYTRLYEIAVPLELFKTSTLTNFLEQALNSSLSTTYENSERLSLSAIDIPSQLQVSNPEFLNCICLNYKISWPLNIIIDEKVLKQYSRVFKFLLMVGRVLYVLQEDFHILKVERKTTISSQYHKLQLYRHSMMQFITALHTYLTYSVLHVSWTEFEKQLANATTIDEIYLTHIKYIKNILSRCMLTSRDEKMRTFLCNIFRVILKFHNRVRSQDWTSGSHVYSTANFDRLENLYTTFCECRTYLAHVANKLASSGYQPHLTHFLNALNINSLYDLTMAKKA
- the obe gene encoding activating signal cointegrator 1 complex subunit 3, whose amino-acid sequence is MLEVPRLTRALRAFTDLGRKKQSNGYTTDLTYKKQEQAANLTRQLSWKEFCKKLPKNVGPLLTQVHATIAKYCEGELPSFVDYIAISVVQILIQEKYISQKTLKTLETMMIGVTQKIIQELHKTVNDIKDHLTDESIEFIVNFDREAPDKNDSESTCFGENIEYKQATFVWPDTGFLHDMCHLDAPKPADDFTMLYEKIGKASNESMFNKNDFIEGLRECYLKYSIDMVYTQFVNTLEDKLKNADNLENELFDLLGFENIQFVEYLIRHRRSISSVLSVQKSHRAMPAKISEQPGYGCQVTVQSAKEVQLMKQYRKEEKKMMKASNKHAGNGDISDEDIDPIMLRIKRQEVLLAQKAPIFSSSKRIGTSSARDYYPFVFDSKLTTKNTAGTVAGKNIMLPEDVTRKDSQLCEEVHIPIAEADPLEIGNEPVLISTLDEIGQMAFSGVKALNRIQSIVFDAAYHSNENLLICAPTGAGKTNVALLTVVHQLKLNMENGILKKDQLKIIYIAPMKALAAEMTSNFNKKLGCLGVTVREYTGDMQLTKTEIQQTQMIVTTPEKWDVVTRKGSGDIALTNIVKLLIIDEVHLLHGDRGPVVEALVARTLRQVESSQRMIRIVGLSATLPNYVDVARFLRVNPYKGLFYFDHRFRPVPLSQTFIGVKAIKQSQQMHDMDLVCYNQVVDMVRKGHQVMVFVHARNATIRTANALKDIAGQNDTLKLFRTEGPSKGLAQKALGNSRNKYLGQLFQYGFSVHHAGMLRTDRNMVEKYFSQGLIKVLVCTSTLAWGVNLPAHAVIIRGTEIYDAKHGTFVDLGILDVLQIFGRAGRPQFDTSGHAVIITAHAKLSHYLSLLTNQFPIESSFIIYLADNLNAEIALGTISNVEEAVEWLSYTYLFVRMKLNHVAYGIPYQTIIDDPNLDRKRRELIDSAAKALDKARMIRYHPRTGDLSSTDLGRTASHYYLKYDTVEIFNDLAKPIMNEADILGMISRSQEFEQLKVRDDEMTELDNLSADYCEVIPQGGTENVHGKVNILIQTYLSQGRVSSFSLLSDQAYITQNAMRICRALFEVMLRKNNAIMAGRLLNMAKMLESQQWDNMSPMRQFRCLGQDIIDKIEERNLTVDRLREMDVSEIGMFLRNHKTAALIKKCCEEFPGLEMESSLQPITRTVLRIRLKVYANFTWNDRVHGKSSEAFWIWIEDAENNFIYHHEYFVLTRKMVLMNGEQELVMTIPLTEPLPAQYFVRATSDRWLGCETTLPLTFHNLILPELHPPHTDLLELQPLPVNALKDSRFEKLYKFSHFNPIQTQIFHCLYHTDCNVLLGAPTGSGKTIAAEIAMFRVFKQYPDQKVVYIAPLKALVRERMSDWKIRIEERLGKTVVELTGDVTPDMRAVEKSSVIVTTPEKWDGISRSWQTRNYVKKVALIIIDEIHLLGEDRGPVLEVIVSRTNFIASHTKKSLRIVGLSTALANAADLADWLGIKKMGLYNFRPSVRPVPLEVHVSGFPGKHYCPRMATMNRPTFQAIRQHAPDSPSLVFVSSRRQTRLTAIDLIAYLGAEDQPKQWLHMPEEEMYDLVENIKDTNLKLTLAFGIGIHHAGLQERDRRTVEELFVNNKIQVLIATSTLAWGVNFPAHLVVIKGTEYYDGKTKRYVDMPITDVLQMMGRAGRPQYDNSGVAVVLVHDIKKNFYKKFLYDPFPVESSLLQVLPDHVNAEIVAGTIKTKQEFLDYMTWTYFFRRLMKNPRYYDLEILEPCRINEYLSELVEKTLKVLADSHCVEIDEQEQTIYPLSMGRIASFYYLSHLTIAKFDAALHDNLTIEQCLRIMCDAHEYDEIPVRHNEDLLNEELAKRCRFQVDRLSYDSSNTKAFLLLQAHFSRLTLPCADYITDLKSVLDQSIRILQAMIDVVAERGWLPSTLRIMQLLQMIIQARWIDESPIATLPHIKKEHLHLFSSLPKCFAALCASMNNNYKKLADALSEEFTSSEIKEIHQVMKSMPAINVELSLLSTLDDSTEKKVINITSQREVFLDIRANQDYTLVINLRRKNRSSNLRGHCPMFQRGKDEGWFLILGDTAQGELWALKRTAGVNNQTRTSQLEFTSPSYPGRTKVTFFLMSDCYIGFDQQYDIYLNVIT